From one Lolium rigidum isolate FL_2022 chromosome 4, APGP_CSIRO_Lrig_0.1, whole genome shotgun sequence genomic stretch:
- the LOC124647977 gene encoding uncharacterized protein LOC124647977, producing MSDEGGATAAPMDNDDLLGEILLRLSPLPTSLPRASVVSKRWELLATDPDFRRRFLAHHRKPPILGVFEQRDRTLVFTSVLDPPDRIPPARFDLPDPGGLAFDSWTLPGCRHGFVLILFQRLSLILMFDPISVDVRALAIPPGFGPRVEFPPDYTICACTISAAVLCDAGSDQGHVHGDCHMSPFKLAVVGTFSGGQHPAVARLYSSKTGIWRKAVWTVGPCAGTVSRLPSTLIGNALYWWLDESEDEILKFDMGKRRLTVVKRPNFTGIPSSCIRIIRAEGGGVGMAVLSYPSFQMWGRTVSNEGVASWILQKTVNMHDIIGLPSGLETKDESIVGYSEDADAAFISVSSNSEHYTFVVQLESMKSRKLNQNLLENSYHPFANFYTGGTDGV from the exons ATGAGCGACGAgggcggcgcgacggcggcgccCATGGACAACGACGACCTCCTCGGCGAGATCTTGCTCCGACTTTCCCCGCTGCCCACCTCGCTCCCCCGCGCCTCCGTCGTCTCCAAGCGCTGGGAACTCCTCGCCACCGACCCAGACTTCCGCCGCCGGTTCCTCGCCCACCACCGGAAGCCCCCCATCCTCGGCGTCTTCGAGCAGCGCGACCGAACACTGGTATTCACCTCCGTTCTCGACCCTCCCGACCGCATCCCCCCCGCGCGCTTTGACCTGCCAGATCCAGGCGGATTAGCGTTTGATTCATGGACTCTGCCCGGGTGCCGCCACGGCTTCGTGCTTATCCTCTTCCAGCGGCTGTCTCTGATCCTTATGTTTGATCCTATATCCGTCGATGTCCGCGCCCTGGCCATTCCGCCGGGGTTCGGGCCCCGCGTGGAGTTTCCGCCTGATTACACAATTTGTGCCTGCACCATCAGCGCAGCTGTGCTGTGCGATGCGGGCAGCGACCAGGGCCACGTGCATGGAGATTGCCACATGAGCCCGTTCAAGCTGGCTGTGGTAGGCACCTTCAGCGGAGGCCAACATCCAGCAGTCGCCCGTCTCTACTCCTCAAAGACTGGCATATGGAGAAAAGCTGTCTGGACGGTGGGACCATGTGCTGGTACAGTTAGCCGTCTCCCCTCCACCCTCATCGGGAATGCTCTGTACTGGTGGCTAGATGAGTCTGAAGATGAAATACTCAAGTTCGATATGGGTAAGCGGAGATTAACTGTGGTCAAGAGGCCTAATTTTACAGGCATTCCCAGCAGCTGCATCAGGATCATCAGGGCCGAGGGTGGTGGTGTAGGCATGGCTGTACTGTCGTACCCCAGCTTCCAAATGTGGGGCCGCACGGTCAGCAATGAGGGTGTTGCCTCATGGATTCTGCAGAAGACTGTCAACATGCATGATATCATTGGTCTGCCGTCTGGGTTAGAGACAAAGGATGAATCTATAGTGGGGTATTCCGAGGATGCCGATGCAGCTTTTATATCAGTCTCCAGCAATTCAGAGCACTATACCTTTGTTGTACAACTAGAGTCGATGAAGTCCAGGAAGCTCAATCAGAATCTTTTGGAGAATTCATATCATCCGTTCGCGAACTTCTATACCGGAG GTACTGATGGAGTGTGA
- the LOC124649687 gene encoding uncharacterized protein LOC124649687, with protein MEKIQCGSKSNAHRSPTAGGSGSSKNKRKACGGKAIKLVYIDNPMRVSTSEAGFRALVQELTGRHADPSKYTGGGGAVDVDESSAGSPAGPQMGPAPSPGSTAESSEGTAACSQDVVPAAAVGYAYGDEEEDSFPAQLIDNRYSVFSPPTFLYGSHNEL; from the coding sequence ATGGAGAAGATACAGTGCGGCTCCAAGAGCAATGCTCACCGGAGCCCGACGGCCGGCGGGAGCGGTTCCAGCAAGAACAAGCGGAAGGCCTGCGGCGGGAAGGCGATCAAGCTGGTGTACATCGACAACCCGATGCGGGTATCGACCAGCGAGGCGGGCTTCCGCGCGCTCGTGCAGGAGCTCACCGGCCGCCACGCTGACCCTTCCAAGtacaccggcggaggcggcgccgtCGACGTCGACGAGAGCAGCGCGGGAAGCCCAGCCGGGCCGCAGATGGGCCCAGCACCGAGCCCTGGAAGCACGGCGGAGTCGTCGGAAGGCACCGCCGCGTGCAGCCAGGACGTCGTCCCGGCCGCGGCGGTCGGGTATGcgtacggcgacgaggaggaggacagctTCCCGGCGCAACTGATCGACAACAGGTACTCCGTCTTCTCGCCGCCGACGTTCCTCTACGGCTCGCACAACGAGTtgtga